In the Mastomys coucha isolate ucsf_1 unplaced genomic scaffold, UCSF_Mcou_1 pScaffold18, whole genome shotgun sequence genome, one interval contains:
- the LOC116096224 gene encoding cyclin-dependent kinase inhibitor 2A-like encodes MESCADRLARAAAQGRVQEVRALLEAGISPNAPNSFGHTPIQVMMMGNVHVAALLLLYGADSNCADATTLSRPVHDAAREGFLDTLVVLHRAGARLDVRDAWGRLPLDLAQERGHQDVVRYLSAAGNVAPADRHSFC; translated from the exons ATGGAGTCCTGTGCAGACAGACTAGCCAGGGCGGCGGCCCAAGGCCGCGTGCAAGAGGTGCGGGCACTGCTGGAAGCCGGGATTTCGCCCAACGCCCCGAACTCTTTCGGTCATACCCCGATTCAG GTGATGATGATGGGCAACGTCCACGTAGCAGCTCTCTTGCTCCTCTATGGTGCAGATTCGAACTGCGCAGATGCCACCACCCTCTCCCGACCGGTGCACGACGCAGCGAGGGAGGGCTTCCTGGACACGCTGGTGGTGCTGCACAGGGCGGGGGCGCGGCTGGATGTGCGCGATGCCTGGGGTCGCCTGCCGCTCGACTTGGCCCAAGAGCGGGGACATCAGGACGTCGTGCGGTATTTGAGTGCCGCTGGAAACGTCGCCCCGGCCGACAGGCATAGCTTCTGCTAA